Proteins co-encoded in one Anopheles moucheti chromosome X, idAnoMoucSN_F20_07, whole genome shotgun sequence genomic window:
- the LOC128307237 gene encoding ras-related protein Rab-40C translates to MAKEYDYLLKVLLVGDSDVGKQEILSGLDDGSTESPFCSGSGTAHKTTTILLDGKRVKLQIWDTSGQGRFCTIIRSYSRGAQGIILVYDITNKWSFDGLNRWLKEVEEHAPGVPKVLVGNRLHLAFKRQVAAKQAELYASRNKMACFEISPLCDFNIRESFCELARMALHRNGMERIWRTNKVLSLQELCCRSICRRTNVYTIDSLPLPPSVKSYLRSYALTSSQCLNTVLNNSASIAKNLKSKSSTTYHLKHNVRNGCVIS, encoded by the exons ATGGCGAAGGAATACGATTATCTGCTGAAGGTACTCCTTGTCGGTGATAGTGACGTTGGCAAGCAGGAGATTCTCTCCGGTCTAGACGATGGCTCCACGGAAAGCCCATTTTGCAGCGGAAGTGGCA CGGCACATAAAACGACCACCATCTTACTGGACGGTAAACGCGTGAAGCTACAGATTTGGGACACATCCGGTCAGGGACGGTTCTGTACAATCATTCGCTCCTATTCGCGTGGCGCTCAGGGCATTATACTCGTGTACGACATCACGAACAAGTGGAGCTTCGACGGACTGAACCGGTGGCTAAAGGAGGTCGAAGAGCACGCACCGGGCGTACCGAAGGTGCTGGTCGGGAACCGGCTGCATCTCGCCTTCAAGCGACAGGTCGCCGCAAAACAGGCGGAACTGTACGCATCGCGCAACAAGATGGCCTGCTTCGAGATATCTCCGCTGTGCGATTTCAACATACGCGAATCGTTCTGCGAGCTCGCCCGGATGGCGTTGCATCGCAATGGGATGGAGCGGATCTGGCGCACGAACAAAGTACTTTCCCTGCAAGAGCTGTGCTGCCGCAGTATCTGCCGGCGGACGAATGTATATACCATCGATAGCCTTCCGCTGCCACCGTCCGTAAAATCGTATCTGCGATCGTACGCGCTCACCTCGTCCCAGTGCTTGAACACGGTGCTGAACAATTCCGCGTCGATCGCGAAGAATCTCAAAAGCAAATCCTCCACCACATACCATCTGAAGCATAACGTCCGCAACGGATGCGTAATTTCTTGA
- the LOC128307235 gene encoding sodium channel protein Nach, translating into MEQTKHSNQPPDHGRPHGKRLTKTMKAIKKGKSRTTPNGKSKATFNTLRLFRRSFIFQTKEFFDNSTLHGVRYIAEEGRPFFERFMWFCFVAFGFIAAVVIIFSLWEKFQTNPTITGLDTDFHNQQVIFPTVLVCPTAPYDEEAVRREAFQTLGGYEQGSEVYEPFLKLLTQLSYDNIREVSAMLSDMPTTPALRTTNLRELVFRVAVRCNDTFASCRYKDEDIECCEMFKPMYTEHGFCYAFNARYTNNKQVEILNTEVYVLFETDKKWALTFEPLRESNIFVHSYNEISGWDFQPQVMWDIDSKVEFLISMKQTYTTEDAQQLSIGQRKCIFPEEEKLQYYQDAYTFSGCMKECRISKSLKYCKCVPPFYAPVRSIQSCPAGSFQCLSEYTENITSIYSCQDCELGCLNTVYDIEKYSKIMKTEEEQQEAQVTIEYLTWPIIRYKREVLFGWVDLLVSFGGIAGLFLGFSLLSGVEILYFFTMRAFCMLYKNRDELEAIEKEQIIKSMSRHELGLKPIAAPSTPTVPVYDTLDVPPSADKQQVFVKLITNDYKAAQQYLTTDASYPGLNRHRINQLNGQSQRKQNMFQLGHGNYANHVKYAEKKTIHYSDGSNYIYDGYLP; encoded by the exons ATGGAGCAAACCAAGCACAGCAATCAACCGCCGGATCATGGCCGACCGCACGGTAAGCGGCTCACCAAGACGATGAAAGCGATCAAGAAAGGCAAATCAAGGACGACGCCGAACGGTAAGTCGAAAGCGACCTTCAACACGTTGCGCCTGTTTCGGCGCAGCTTCATATTCCAAACGAAGGAGTTCTTCGACAACTCAACGCTGCACGGTGTGCGGTACATCGCCGAGGAGGGCCGCCCGTTCTTCGAGCGATTCATGTGGTTTTGCTTCGTTGCGTTCGGCTTCATTGCGGCGGTGGTGATCATCTTCAGCCTGTGGGAAAAGTTTCAAACGAATCCCACCATCACCGGGCTGGATACGGACTTTCACAATCAGCAGGTCATCTTTCCGACCGTGCTGGTGTGTCCGACCGCACCGTACGACGAGGAAGCGGTACGACGGGAGGCGTTCCAGACGCTCGGCGGGTACGAGCAGGGCAGTGAAGTGTACGAACCGTTCCTGAAGCTGCTGACCCAGCTGTCGTACGACAACATACGCGAGGTTTCCGCAATGCTGAGCGATATGCCGACGACGCCGGCGCTGCGAACAACTAACCTGCGGGAGCTAGTGTTCCGAGTGGCGGTGCGCTGTAACGATACGTTCGCGTCCTGTCGCTACAAGGACGAGGATATTGAATGCTGCGAAATGTTCAAACCAATGTACACGGAACACGGTTTCTGTTATGCGTTCAACGCACGCTACACCAATAACAAGCAGGTGGA AATACTCAACACCGAGGTGTACGTGCTGTTCGAAACGGACAAGAAGTGGGCGCTAACGTTCGAACCGCTTCGAGAGAGCAACATCTTTGTGCACTCGTACAATGAAATATCCGGCTGGGACTTTCAGCCCCAGGTAATGTGGGACATAGACTCGAAGGTGGAGTTTCTGATCTCGATGAAGCAAACGTACACGACCGAGGACGCGCAGCAGCTATCGATCGGCCAGCGGAAGTGCATCTTTCCCGAGGAGGAGAAGCTCCAGTACTACCAGGATGCGTACACATTTTCCGGCTGCATGAAGGAGTGCCGAATTTCGAAAAGCTTGAAGTACTGCAAGTGTGTACCACCGTTCTATGCACCGGTGCGTTCGATACAGAGCTGCCCTGCCGGTAGCTTCCAGTGTTTGAGCGAATACACGGAAAACATTACGAGCATTTACAGCTGTCAGGATTGCGAGCTCGGTTGCCTGAACACCGTGTATGATATTGAGAAGTACTCGAAGAT TATGAAAACGGAAGAGGAGCAGCAGGAAGCACAGGTAACGATCGAGTATCTCACCTGGCCAATCATCCGGTACAAACGGGAGGTACTGTTCGGTTGGGTCGATCTCCTGGTATCGTTCGGCGGTATTGCCGGCCTCTTTTTAGGCTTTAGCTTACTGTCCGGCGTAGAGATCCTGTACTTCTTCACCATGCGCGCATTCTGCATGCTGTACAAAAATCGGGACGAGCTGGAAGCGATCGAGAAGGAGCAGATCATCAAGTCGATGAGTCGCCACGAGTTGGGTCTCAAACCGATCGCCGCTCCATCGACACCAACCGTGCCGGTATATGACACCCTGGACGTACCACCGTCAGCCGACAAGCAGCAGGTGTTTGTCAAACTCATCACCAACGATTACAAGGCGGCCCAGCAGTATCTCACCACGGACGCATCCTACCCGGGGCTGAACCGACACCGAATCAACCAGCTGAATGGTCAAAGccaacgaaagcaaaacatgtTTCAGCTTGGTCACGGGAACTACGCAAACCATGTTAAGTACGCGGAAAAAAAGACAATCCACTACTCTGACGGTAGCAACTACATCTACGATGGATATTTACCATAA